A stretch of the Chelonia mydas isolate rCheMyd1 chromosome 5, rCheMyd1.pri.v2, whole genome shotgun sequence genome encodes the following:
- the LOC102948102 gene encoding carnitine O-palmitoyltransferase 2, mitochondrial-like isoform X1, which produces MLRARPACGGGILLRRPGPVGRRGYWRTVGLTESIISELDTDHHFVHRSTIPTMHFQDSLPRLPLPKLEDSMKRYLAAQKPLLDDDQYRNTERIAREFGKGVGRKLHRDLVEFDKKNKHTSYISDPWFDMYLCARDPVVLNFNPFLSLNPDPKEAYNSQVVRATNLVVSSIKFLNSLKNEFLRPDIYYVNPKWSQSRLFKNFIRLLPTSVSWYGAYMVNAYPLDMSQYKRLFNSSRIPKLNKDELFTDECGRHLLVMRNGHFYVFDVLDPIGNILHPSEIQAQLIYILQDADRLPEFPLCYLTTEDRNTWAAVRQQLLEAGNEDNLQKIDSAVFCLCLDNISPKNDTELSHCMLHGHGFNRWFDKSFSLIITSDGTAGVNFEHSWGDGVAVLRFVNEVYRNSTRHPAIVPHSSPPALSAPRCERLEFKLNDSIQSAINAARMKFKETNEKLSVRMFEFRKFGKEFLVKQKLSPDAVFQLACQITAYRQFGKIISSYEACSTAAFKHGRTETIRPTSILTKQCSRAFVEERSKHSVAELRNMIDECSKYHRRLQLEAALGRGFDRHLFALKHLSVSRGDPMPELFLDSAYQKLNHIILSTSTLHSPAVHLGGFGPVVPDGFGIGYNVFDTWVACNTTGYLNRELQEFLRCLEYSLNDILDVLEGRPLV; this is translated from the exons ATGCTCCGTGCCCGGCCCGCGTGCGGCGGCGGCATCCTGCTGAGGCGGCCGGGGCCTGTTGGGCGCCGCGGGTACTGGCGGACCGTGGGGCTGACCGAGAGCATCATCTCGGAGCTGGACACGGACCATCACTTCGTGCACAGGAGCACGATCCCCACCATGCACTTCCAGGACAGCCTGCCCAG ATTACCTCTTCCAAAATTGGAGGATAGTATGAAGAGATATTTGGCTGCTCAGAAACCTCTACTGGATGATGATCAGTACAG AAATACTGAAAGAATTGCTAGGGAGTTTGGAAAAGGAGTGGGCAGGAAGTTACACCGAGATCTTGTTGAATTCGATAAAAAGAATAAGCATACAAGTTATATATCAg atCCCTGGTTTGATATGTATCTCTGTGCCAGAGACCCTGTTGTTTTAAACTtcaacccttttctttctttaaatcctGATCCAAAAGAAGCATACAACAGTCAGGTAGTGAGGGCAACAAATCTGGTAGTATCATCAATAAAATTTCTTAACTCTCTAAAGAATGAGTTTTTACGGCCAGATATCTATTATGTCAATCCAAAATGGAGCCAAAGTAGGCTCTTTAAAAACTTTATCCGCCTTCTTCCAACCTCTGTGTCTTGGTATGGAGCTTATATGGTAAACGCATATCCCTTAGATATGTCACAATATAAGCGTCTCTTCAACAGTTCCAGAATTCCTAAATTAAACAAAGATGAACTGTTTACTGATGAATGCGGAAGACATTTGTTGGTGATGAGAAATGGACATTTTTATGTTTTTGATGTTTTGGATCCTATTGGTAATATTCTGCATCCGTCTGAAATCCAGGCTCagttaatttatattttacaagATGCAGATCGCTTGCCTGAGTTTCCCCTTTGTTACCTCACCACTGAAGACAGGAATACTTGGGCAGCAGTAAGACAACAGCTTCTCGAAGCCGGCAATGAAGACAACTTACAAAAAATTGATAGTGCCGTCTTTTGCCTATGCTTAGACAATATTTCCCCAAAGAATGATACTGAGCTGTCACATTGTATGCTTCATGGACATGGTTTTAATCGTTGGTTTGACAAATCCTTTAGTCTGATTATCACTAGTGATGGCACTGCAGGGGTAAATTTTGAGCATTCTTGGGGAGATGGAGTTGCAGTCCTTCGTTTTGTTAATGAAGTATATAGAAACAGTACAAGACACCCAGCTATTGTTCCCCATTCTAGTCCTCCTGCATTAAGTGCTCCCAGGTGTGAGAGACTGGAGTTTAAATTGAATGATTCAATCCAATCTGCTATAAATGCTGCACGTAtgaaatttaaagaaacaaatgagAAACTATCTGTGAGAATGTTTGAATTCAGAAAGTTTGGAAAAGAATTTTTAGTGAAACAAAAGCTGAGTCCAGATGCTGTTTTTCAACTTGCATGTCAGATTACTGCTTATCGACAGTTTGGAAAAATTATTTCTTCTTACGAAGCATGTAGCACTGCTGCTTTTAAACATGGCCGCACGGAAACTATTCGACCCACATCTATACTAACAAAACAATGTTCACGTGCATTTGTTGAAGAACGAAGCAAACACAGTGTAGCAGAACTGAGAAATATGATTGATGAATGTTCAAAATATCACAGACGGTTGCAACTGGAAGCTGCATTAG gtaGAGGATTTGATCGCCATTTATTTGCATTAAAACATCTTTCAGTGTCCAGAGGTGATCCTATGCCTGAACTTTTTCTTGACTCAGCCTACCAAAAACTAAACCATATTATCCTTTCAACTAGTACGTTACACAGTCCTGCAGTTCATCTTGGTGGATTTGGGCCAGTGGTGCCAGATGGTTTTGGAATTGGATATAATGTATTTGATACATGGGTAGCATGTAACACAACTGGCTATTTAAATAGAGAACTACAAGAATTTCTTAGATGCCTTGAGTATAGTTTAAATGATATTTTAGATGTTTTAGAAGGAAGACCTCTTGTGTAA
- the LOC102948102 gene encoding carnitine O-palmitoyltransferase 2, mitochondrial-like isoform X3, producing the protein MLRARPACGGGILLRRPGPVGRRGYWRTVGLTESIISELDTDHHFVHRSTIPTMHFQDSLPRLPLPKLEDSMKRYLAAQKPLLDDDQYRNTERIAREFGKGVGRKLHRDLVEFDKKNKHTSYISGRGFDRHLFALKHLSVSRGDPMPELFLDSAYQKLNHIILSTSTLHSPAVHLGGFGPVVPDGFGIGYNVFDTWVACNTTGYLNRELQEFLRCLEYSLNDILDVLEGRPLV; encoded by the exons ATGCTCCGTGCCCGGCCCGCGTGCGGCGGCGGCATCCTGCTGAGGCGGCCGGGGCCTGTTGGGCGCCGCGGGTACTGGCGGACCGTGGGGCTGACCGAGAGCATCATCTCGGAGCTGGACACGGACCATCACTTCGTGCACAGGAGCACGATCCCCACCATGCACTTCCAGGACAGCCTGCCCAG ATTACCTCTTCCAAAATTGGAGGATAGTATGAAGAGATATTTGGCTGCTCAGAAACCTCTACTGGATGATGATCAGTACAG AAATACTGAAAGAATTGCTAGGGAGTTTGGAAAAGGAGTGGGCAGGAAGTTACACCGAGATCTTGTTGAATTCGATAAAAAGAATAAGCATACAAGTTATATATCAg gtaGAGGATTTGATCGCCATTTATTTGCATTAAAACATCTTTCAGTGTCCAGAGGTGATCCTATGCCTGAACTTTTTCTTGACTCAGCCTACCAAAAACTAAACCATATTATCCTTTCAACTAGTACGTTACACAGTCCTGCAGTTCATCTTGGTGGATTTGGGCCAGTGGTGCCAGATGGTTTTGGAATTGGATATAATGTATTTGATACATGGGTAGCATGTAACACAACTGGCTATTTAAATAGAGAACTACAAGAATTTCTTAGATGCCTTGAGTATAGTTTAAATGATATTTTAGATGTTTTAGAAGGAAGACCTCTTGTGTAA
- the LOC102948102 gene encoding carnitine O-palmitoyltransferase 2, mitochondrial-like isoform X2 — protein MMISTDPWFDMYLCARDPVVLNFNPFLSLNPDPKEAYNSQVVRATNLVVSSIKFLNSLKNEFLRPDIYYVNPKWSQSRLFKNFIRLLPTSVSWYGAYMVNAYPLDMSQYKRLFNSSRIPKLNKDELFTDECGRHLLVMRNGHFYVFDVLDPIGNILHPSEIQAQLIYILQDADRLPEFPLCYLTTEDRNTWAAVRQQLLEAGNEDNLQKIDSAVFCLCLDNISPKNDTELSHCMLHGHGFNRWFDKSFSLIITSDGTAGVNFEHSWGDGVAVLRFVNEVYRNSTRHPAIVPHSSPPALSAPRCERLEFKLNDSIQSAINAARMKFKETNEKLSVRMFEFRKFGKEFLVKQKLSPDAVFQLACQITAYRQFGKIISSYEACSTAAFKHGRTETIRPTSILTKQCSRAFVEERSKHSVAELRNMIDECSKYHRRLQLEAALGRGFDRHLFALKHLSVSRGDPMPELFLDSAYQKLNHIILSTSTLHSPAVHLGGFGPVVPDGFGIGYNVFDTWVACNTTGYLNRELQEFLRCLEYSLNDILDVLEGRPLV, from the exons ATGATGATCAGTACAG atCCCTGGTTTGATATGTATCTCTGTGCCAGAGACCCTGTTGTTTTAAACTtcaacccttttctttctttaaatcctGATCCAAAAGAAGCATACAACAGTCAGGTAGTGAGGGCAACAAATCTGGTAGTATCATCAATAAAATTTCTTAACTCTCTAAAGAATGAGTTTTTACGGCCAGATATCTATTATGTCAATCCAAAATGGAGCCAAAGTAGGCTCTTTAAAAACTTTATCCGCCTTCTTCCAACCTCTGTGTCTTGGTATGGAGCTTATATGGTAAACGCATATCCCTTAGATATGTCACAATATAAGCGTCTCTTCAACAGTTCCAGAATTCCTAAATTAAACAAAGATGAACTGTTTACTGATGAATGCGGAAGACATTTGTTGGTGATGAGAAATGGACATTTTTATGTTTTTGATGTTTTGGATCCTATTGGTAATATTCTGCATCCGTCTGAAATCCAGGCTCagttaatttatattttacaagATGCAGATCGCTTGCCTGAGTTTCCCCTTTGTTACCTCACCACTGAAGACAGGAATACTTGGGCAGCAGTAAGACAACAGCTTCTCGAAGCCGGCAATGAAGACAACTTACAAAAAATTGATAGTGCCGTCTTTTGCCTATGCTTAGACAATATTTCCCCAAAGAATGATACTGAGCTGTCACATTGTATGCTTCATGGACATGGTTTTAATCGTTGGTTTGACAAATCCTTTAGTCTGATTATCACTAGTGATGGCACTGCAGGGGTAAATTTTGAGCATTCTTGGGGAGATGGAGTTGCAGTCCTTCGTTTTGTTAATGAAGTATATAGAAACAGTACAAGACACCCAGCTATTGTTCCCCATTCTAGTCCTCCTGCATTAAGTGCTCCCAGGTGTGAGAGACTGGAGTTTAAATTGAATGATTCAATCCAATCTGCTATAAATGCTGCACGTAtgaaatttaaagaaacaaatgagAAACTATCTGTGAGAATGTTTGAATTCAGAAAGTTTGGAAAAGAATTTTTAGTGAAACAAAAGCTGAGTCCAGATGCTGTTTTTCAACTTGCATGTCAGATTACTGCTTATCGACAGTTTGGAAAAATTATTTCTTCTTACGAAGCATGTAGCACTGCTGCTTTTAAACATGGCCGCACGGAAACTATTCGACCCACATCTATACTAACAAAACAATGTTCACGTGCATTTGTTGAAGAACGAAGCAAACACAGTGTAGCAGAACTGAGAAATATGATTGATGAATGTTCAAAATATCACAGACGGTTGCAACTGGAAGCTGCATTAG gtaGAGGATTTGATCGCCATTTATTTGCATTAAAACATCTTTCAGTGTCCAGAGGTGATCCTATGCCTGAACTTTTTCTTGACTCAGCCTACCAAAAACTAAACCATATTATCCTTTCAACTAGTACGTTACACAGTCCTGCAGTTCATCTTGGTGGATTTGGGCCAGTGGTGCCAGATGGTTTTGGAATTGGATATAATGTATTTGATACATGGGTAGCATGTAACACAACTGGCTATTTAAATAGAGAACTACAAGAATTTCTTAGATGCCTTGAGTATAGTTTAAATGATATTTTAGATGTTTTAGAAGGAAGACCTCTTGTGTAA
- the LOC102948102 gene encoding carnitine O-palmitoyltransferase 2, mitochondrial-like isoform X5: MLRARPACGGGILLRRPGPVGRRGYWRTVGLTESIISELDTDHHFVHRSTIPTMHFQDSLPRLPLPKLEDSMKRYLAAQKPLLDDDQYR; the protein is encoded by the exons ATGCTCCGTGCCCGGCCCGCGTGCGGCGGCGGCATCCTGCTGAGGCGGCCGGGGCCTGTTGGGCGCCGCGGGTACTGGCGGACCGTGGGGCTGACCGAGAGCATCATCTCGGAGCTGGACACGGACCATCACTTCGTGCACAGGAGCACGATCCCCACCATGCACTTCCAGGACAGCCTGCCCAG ATTACCTCTTCCAAAATTGGAGGATAGTATGAAGAGATATTTGGCTGCTCAGAAACCTCTACTGGATGATGATCAGTACAG gtaG
- the LOC102948102 gene encoding carnitine O-palmitoyltransferase 2, mitochondrial-like isoform X4: MLRARPACGGGILLRRPGPVGRRGYWRTVGLTESIISELDTDHHFVHRSTIPTMHFQDSLPRLPLPKLEDSMKRYLAAQKPLLDDDQYRSLV; encoded by the exons ATGCTCCGTGCCCGGCCCGCGTGCGGCGGCGGCATCCTGCTGAGGCGGCCGGGGCCTGTTGGGCGCCGCGGGTACTGGCGGACCGTGGGGCTGACCGAGAGCATCATCTCGGAGCTGGACACGGACCATCACTTCGTGCACAGGAGCACGATCCCCACCATGCACTTCCAGGACAGCCTGCCCAG ATTACCTCTTCCAAAATTGGAGGATAGTATGAAGAGATATTTGGCTGCTCAGAAACCTCTACTGGATGATGATCAGTACAG atCCCTGGTTTGA